A single window of Nicotiana tomentosiformis chromosome 1, ASM39032v3, whole genome shotgun sequence DNA harbors:
- the LOC138909009 gene encoding uncharacterized protein, translating to MGMDAEIHLDAMGLGDAIKDKNKASTQDCVKALIFLHHHLDEWLKIEHLTVKDPLVLWNGLNERYDNLKLVTLPQTRYDWANLRLQDFKSVSEYNSVMFRITSKLKFCGDNITGYDMLEKTFTSNMVLQQ from the coding sequence ATGGGTATGGATGCTGAAATccatttagatgcaatgggtctcggagacgccattaaagataaaaataaagcatcTACCCAAGACTGTGTTAAGGCCTTGATTTTCTTGCACCATCACCTTGATGAATGGTTGAAAATAGAACATCTCACAGTCAAAGATCCACTTGTTTTGTGGAATGGCTTAAATGAAAGATATGACAACCTAAAGTTGGTCACACTTCCACAAACACGATATGATTGGGCTAATCTGAGGCTCCAAGACtttaagtctgtttctgaatACAATTCAGTGatgttcagaattacttctaaattgaagTTTTGTGGAGATAATATCACTGgctatgatatgcttgaaaaaacgtTCACCTCCAATATGGTCCTACAACAGTAG
- the LOC104104231 gene encoding small ribosomal subunit protein eS8, giving the protein MGISRDSMHKRRATGGKKKAWRKKRKYELGRQPANTKISANKTVRRIRVRGGNVKWRALRLDTGNYSWGSEAVTRKTRILDVVYNASNNELVRTQTLVKSAIVQVDAAPFKQWYLQHYGVDIGRKKKGPAKKETTEEGEGAAAAAEETKKSNHVLRKIETRQKDRKLDPHIEEQFGGGRLLACISSRPGQCGRADGYILEGKELEFYMKKLQKKKGKAGAGGAA; this is encoded by the exons ATGG GTATCTCACGAGATTCTATGCACAAGAGGCGTGCCACTGGTGGCAAGAAAAAAGCTTGGAGGAAGAAGCGAAA GTATGAACTTGGCCGCCAGCCTGCTAATACTAAGATCTCGGCTAACAAGACAGTCCGACGAATTCGTGTGCGTGGTGGCAATGTGAAGTGGAGGGCACTAAGATTGGATACAGGAAATTACTCATGGGGTAGTGAGGCAGTCACACGCAAGACTCGTATCCTTGATGTGGTCTACAATGCCTCAAACAATGAACTTGTTCGCACACAAACTCTGGTCAAGAGTGCTATTGTTCAAGTTGATGCTGCACCCTTTAAACAATGGTACCTCCAGCATTATGGTGTTGACATTGGTAGGAAGAAGAAGGGGCCTGCTAAGAAGGAAACTACTGAGGAAGGAGAAGGTGCTGCTGCCGCTGCAGAGGAAACTAAGAAGAGCAACCATGTTCTCAGGAAGATTGAGACGCGCCAGAAGGATCGTAAACTTGATCCTCATATTGAAGAGCAATTTGGCGGTGGTAGGCTGTTGGCCTGTATCTCTTCCCGCCCTGGTCAATGTGGCAGAGCAGATGG GTACATTTTGGAGGGAAAAGAGCTTGAGTTCTACATGAAGAAACTacagaagaagaaaggcaaggcTGGAGCTGGTGGTGCTGCTTAA